From Topomyia yanbarensis strain Yona2022 chromosome 1, ASM3024719v1, whole genome shotgun sequence, one genomic window encodes:
- the LOC131691443 gene encoding zinc finger protein 239-like, translated as MEESLQIKLEAKDFDVTEDEYLNDADQIFDNLQQDDVDTSETIDIKYNTLDCINKDSGTEERSTKLLEGSDTEQYPLDFKSYDAPDHNEENPKAKKIAPDDISTGDSRRSHECDLCGKRFVRKANLVLHVRKHRGEKPFRCNICGKAFFRRDDMVNHRYDHTGKGPYKCTECGKTFAYQNRLTRHMETHMSERPYKCNMCDREFLLETSLNKHKLVHAAERPCKCTVCGKGFTQKKNLNVHMLTHTSERPHKCAVCDKDFVLKNRLTKHMFKHTRPFKCDVCGKDFTRQISVTTHMYQHTGERPYECKVCGKDFAQKSSVNLHMILKHKEIHDALRRHMCNICGKESATEQEAAEHRLSHTSSL; from the exons ATGGAAGAGTCCCTGCAGATTAAGCTAGAAGCAAAAGATTTCGATGTAACAGAAGATGAGTACCTCAATGATGCCGATCAAATATTCGATAACCTACAGCAAGACGATGTCGACACAAGTGAAACAATCGATATCAAATATAATACTTTAGATTGCATAAATAAGGATTCTGGTACAGAGGAAAGGAGTACTAAATTATTGGAAGGTTCAGACACCGAGCAATATCCACTCGATTTCAAAAGCTACGATGCACCTGATCATAA CGAAGAAAATCCCAAAGCTAAAAAAATAGCACCTGACGACATTTCTACCGGCGATTCTAGGCGGTCCCACGAATGCGATCTGTGTGGCAAACGATTCGTCCGAAAGGCGAACCTGGTCTTACACGTCCGGAAGCATCGAGGTGAAAAGCCTTTCCGTTGCAATATCTGCGGTAAGGCATTCTTTAGGAGAGACGATATGGTGAATCATCGGTACGACCACACCGGTAAGGGACCGTACAAGTGCACCGAGTGTGGCAAAACTTTTGCCTATCAAAACAGGTTGACCCGGCACATGGAGACTCATATGAGTGAGCGACCGTACAAGTGTAACATGTGTGACAGAGAGTTTCTTCTCGAAACTAGCCTGAACAAACACAAGCTGGTCCATGCGGCTGAGCGGCCGTGTAAGTGCACTGTGTGTGGCAAAGGTTTTACACAAAAAAAGAACCTGAACGTACACATGCTCACCCATACGAGTGAGCGGCCTCACAAGTGCGCTGTGTGTGACAAAGATTTCGTCTTAAAAAACAGGTTAACCAAACATATGTTTAAACATACCAGGCCGTTCAAGTGTGACGTGTGTGGCAAAGATTTTACCCGCCAAATAAGTGTGACCACACACATGTACCAGCATACGGGTGAACGGCCGTACGAATGCAAGGTGTGTGGTAAAGATTTTGCCCAGAAATCTAGCGTGAACTTGCACATGATTTTGAAGCACAAAGAAATTCATGATGCTCTGCGGCGTCACATGTGTAATATTTGCGGGAAGGAATCTGCTACAGAGCAGGAAGCAGCGGAACACAGACTTAGTCACACGAGCTCACTATAA